TGCGCACGCCGCTCACCTCGATCCGCGGCTACATCGAAACCTTGCTCGATAACGATCTCGACACCGTGACGTCGCGCCGGTTTCTCGAGGTAGCGCGCAACGAAGCGCTGCGCCTGGGCCGCCTGGTCGACGGGATGCTCGAGTTCTCGCTGCTCGACCTCTCGCCGGTACCGATGGCCGGGGTGACCGATTTAGCCGGCGCGGTGCAGGCGGCGATCGAGGCGCTCGGTCCGGTCGCGAGCGACGCCGGCATGACCCTGGAAGCACGTCACGAGGGGGAAACCACGGCGCGGATCGGCGGAGATGCTTGCATGCACGTGTTGCTCAACGTCATCGAAAACGCCGTGAAGTACGGAAGTCGCGGCGGTCATATTCGCGTGAGCATCGAACGCCAAGATCCGTTTGTCCACGCAATCGTCGATGACGACGGCCCCGGCGTTGCCCCGGCCGAACGCGAGCGGATCTTCGAAGACCGCACGCGGGGCGGCAACAGCGACGCGACGCGCGGGGCGGGTATCGGTCTGCGCATCGTGCGTACGATCGTCGAACGCACGGGCGGCGCCGTGAGCGTGGACGACTCGCCGCTCGGCGGCGCACGATTTCTCATTCGTCTTCCCGCTGCCAAAGCGGAACTTCGGGCGAGTACGTCGTAGAAGTCGGTCCGTGGCCATGTCACGGATCGCTTTTGCTCACGAGAGCGAATCGGCTCTCGCCCGGCTCTTCGATTTCTATCGAATTGCCTGGGAATATGAACCTCGTTCATTCCCGATCGGTTGGGACGGTAGCGGCAGACCTGTCGCTTTTTTTACGCCCGATTTTTATCTTCCGGATTACGATCTGTACATTGAGATGACCGTTGCAAAACCGGCACTGAACACGCGAAAGAATCGCAAGCTACGCCTGATGGCGCAGCACCATCCGCGTGTGCGCGTGAAGCTCTTTACGCGGCGTGACGTCGAACGGCTCTTTGCGCGACTGCATCCGGCCGCATGATCGGCGAGGTCCTCTTCGATGCGCCGGCTATAGCGGTCCGCGTGCGAGAGCTCGGTGCGGAGATCTCGCGCGA
The Candidatus Baltobacteraceae bacterium DNA segment above includes these coding regions:
- a CDS encoding HAMP domain-containing sensor histidine kinase; translation: RTPLTSIRGYIETLLDNDLDTVTSRRFLEVARNEALRLGRLVDGMLEFSLLDLSPVPMAGVTDLAGAVQAAIEALGPVASDAGMTLEARHEGETTARIGGDACMHVLLNVIENAVKYGSRGGHIRVSIERQDPFVHAIVDDDGPGVAPAERERIFEDRTRGGNSDATRGAGIGLRIVRTIVERTGGAVSVDDSPLGGARFLIRLPAAKAELRASTS